The Mytilus galloprovincialis chromosome 4, xbMytGall1.hap1.1, whole genome shotgun sequence genome contains a region encoding:
- the LOC143072162 gene encoding G2/mitotic-specific cyclin-B-like, with the protein MALTTRAQSANIMSQTHKMPLNRENPDTALLAKTMAGRPTSQTGQRSALGDIGNKVKAISIDPNRKPAAIKKEIIQPADKLKVLNKNKGTTSLKSLVETVSNNDIQLEQISQFSKPVSSARPPSISVPECMDISANKEEAFSKALSRVEDIDVNDKDNPQLVSEYVNEIYDYMRELEDKYPVRTGFLEGQEITGKMRSILIDWLCQVHHRFHLLQETLYLTVAIIDRFLQEHPVSRNKLQLVGVTSMLIASKYEEMYAPEVADFVYITDNAYTKKEIRDMEAIILRALDFSVGKPLCLHFLRRNSKAGQVDANKHTLAKYLMELTIIEYDMVQVYPSEIASSALCLANRLLDGSKWNDTLAHYSSYEETELVHTMQKLASLVVKAENSKLTAVKTKYSSSKFMKISTIPELKSQQIKDLAAAAALQNVS; encoded by the exons ATGGCTTTGACTACAAGAGCACAATCG GCAAACATCATGAGTCAAACTCACAAGATGCCACTTAACAGAGAGAATCCAGATACTGCATTATTAGCCAAAACAATGGCAGGTAGACCTACCTCACAGACGGGCCAAAGATCAGCTCTTGGCGACATTGGAAACAAGGTCAAAGCAATATCAATTGACCCCAACAGAAAACCTGCCGCAAtcaaaaaagaaataatccaGCCTGCTGACAAATTAAAGGTGCTAAACAAAAACAAAGGAACTACGTCACTCAAATCTCTAGTCGAAACAGTTTCT AACAATGATATACAGTTAGAACAGATTAGTCAATTTTCGAAACCCGTCTCCAGTGCCAGACCTCCTTCTATATCAGTTCCAGAATGTATGGACATCAGTGCCAATAAGGAAGAAGCTTTCTCAAAAGCTTTGTCAAGAGTGGAAGACATTGatgtcaatgacaaagacaacccACAACTTGTCAGTGAATATGTCAATGAGATCTATGACTATATGAGAGAATTAGAG gacaaatatccagTGAGAACTGGGTTTTTAGAAGGACAAGAAATTACTGGCAAAATGAGATCCATATTAATAGACTGGTTATGTCAAGTACACCACAGATTTCACTTACTGCAGGAAACACTCTACCTTACAGTAGCAATTATAGACAGATTTTTACAG gaaCATCCGGTATCTAGAAATAAATTGCAATTAGTTGGTGTAACATCAATGTTAATAGCATCCAAATATGAAGAAATGTATGCACCTGAAGTTGCTGACTTTGTATATATAACAGACAATGCTTATACTAAGAAAGAGATTCGTGACATGGAAGCAATTATATTACGTGCTTTAGACTTTAGTGTGGGAAAACCTCTTTGTTTACATTTCTTGAGGAGGAATTCTAAAGCTGGACAG GTTGATGCAAACAAACATACCCTTGCCAAATATCTAATGGAGTTGACCATTATTGAGTATGACATGGTGCAGGTGTATCCGTCCGAAATAGCATCATCAGCCTTGTGTTTAGCTAACAGATTACTTGATGGAAGTAAATGG AATGACACATTAGCTCATTATAGTAGTTATGAAGAAACAGAATTAGTCCACACAATGCAAAAATTAGCCAGTCTAGTCGTAAAAGCAGAAAACAGTAAACTCACA gctgtaaaaacaaaatattccagTTCCAAATTCATGAAAATTAGCACTATTCCAGAATTAAAATCTCAACAGATCAAAGATCTTGCAGCAGCAGCAGCATTACAGAATGTCTCGTGA
- the LOC143072159 gene encoding galactose-1-phosphate uridylyltransferase-like, with product MANFDPNEHPHIRYNPLKDEWVTVSPHRMKRPWQGQVEKPQESEVPRFDSKNPLCPGVTRPNGKVTPEYDSTYVFTNDFPALLEEGPEPAPSDDPLFQAAAGFGTCKVICFHPHSDVTLPIMSKEEVRAVIDKWAEINVDLGKKYTWVQIFENKGSINGCSNPHPHCQVWASSFLPNEPMVKNRTQKQYYTKHGGPMLVDYVKKELQKQERIILQNDHWVWLVPYWAVWPYETMLLPRRHVLRIEDLTNEERDALADITKQLLTKYDNMFEVSFPYSMGWHGAPTGPELKEDNKHWQLHAMYYPPLLRSATVKKFMVGYEMLAQPQRDLTAEQAAEKLRNLSDIHYKLK from the exons ATGGCAAATTTTGACCCGAATG AACATCCTCACATAAGATATAACCCTTTAAAGGATGAATGGGTAACAGTTTCTCCACATCGTATGAAGCGACCATGGCAAGGCCAAGTAGAAAAACCACAGGAATCTGAAGTCCCCAGATTTGATTCAAAGAATCCTCTTTGTCCAGGAGTTACCAGACCAAAtggaaaa GTTACCCCAGAATATGACAGCACATATGTATTTACAAATGACTTTCCAGCATTACTTGAGGAAGGACCTGAACCAG cTCCAAGTGATGATCCTTTATTCCAAGCAGCAGCTGGATTTGGAACATGTAAAGTCATATGTTTTCATCCTCACTCTGATGTCACCCTGCCAATCATGTCCAAAGAGGAGGTACGAGCTGTGATTGACAAGTGGGCAGAGATCAATGTAGATCTGGGGAAGAAATACACATGGGTGCAG atttttgaaaataaaggAAGTATTAATGGATGTTCTAATCCACACCCTCACTGTCAG gTTTGGGCCAGTTCCTTCTTGCCTAATGAACCAATGGTAAAAAATAGAACACAGAAACAGTATTATACAAAACATGGAGGACCTATGTTGGTGGATTATGTTAAAAAAGAACTTCAAAAACAG GAGAGAATAATTTTACAGAATGATCATTGGGTGTGGCTAGTACCATACTGGGCTGTGTGGCCTTATGAAACCATGTTATTACCACGACGACATGTACTTAGGATAGAAGATCTAACCAATGAAGAAAGAGATG CTTTAGCTGATATTACCAAGCAGTTGTTGACAAAATATGATAACATGTTTGAAGTCTCCTTTCCATATTCTATGGGATGGCATG GTGCCCCGACAGGACCTGAATTGAAGGAAGACAATAAACATTGGCAGTTACATGCCATGTATTATCCCCCTTTATTGAGATCAGCAACCGTCAAGAAGTTTATGGTTGGATATGAAATGTTGGCACAACCTCAGAGGGATCTTACAGCTGAACAG gCAGCAGAGAAACTCAGAAACCTATCTGATATACATTACAAACTTAAATAA
- the LOC143070921 gene encoding uncharacterized protein LOC143070921, with protein MVLCAASGCNNRHKKDNLISFFRFPINPQTRKAWTHYCKRWDFLPGASHRLCSAHFTNSCYDRDPEVMKNLEGCPTMKPKLRPNAVPDIPLTQPTTAEPKPSIPKRGAYEKRRKAEILQLAYDNYERETECVQLQVPDSTTEPEPELPTSNVTENNTSKVTMVTQTTPPPSPKAVKHKKSQSYLRPQQRTRKHQTDLKITQPSATYSTIATQTDDDITKCTCASTLTTTTHTTSAQNSDLFAY; from the exons ATGGTTCTGTGTGCTGCCAGTGGGTGCAACAATAGACATAAGAAGGACAACTTAATTAGTTTTTTTCGTTTTCCAATTAACCCGCAAACCAGGAAGGCGTGGACACATTATTGTAAGAGATGGGACTTCCTACCAGGCGCTAGTCATAGACTTTGTTCCGCCCATTTTACAAATTCATGTTACGATCGTGACCCAGAAGTAATGAAGAACCTCGAGGGATGTCCTACCATGAAGCCAAAACTCCGTCCAAATGCGGTACCTGACATTCCATTGACGCAACCAACAACAGCTGAGCCAAAGCCATCTATACCTAAGCGTGGAGCTTATGAGAAGCGGAGAAAAGCTgag ATCCTACAGCTTGCATATGACAACTATGAACGAGAGACGGAATGTGTACAACTCCAAGTACCAGACAGTACCACAGAACCAGAACCAGAGCTGCCAACCTCCAATGTTACAGAGAACAATACATCCAAAGTTACCATGGTTACACAGACTACTCCACCACCATCACCAAAAGCAGTAAAACACAAGAAAAGCCAATCCTACCTCCGTCCACAGCAACGTACCAGGAAACATCAAACAGATCTTAAGATTACACAACCTTCAGCAACATACAGTACAATTGCTACACAGACTGATGATGacattacaaaatgtacatgtgcCAGTACTCTAACTACAACAACTCACACCACTTCAGCCCAAAACTCTGATCTGTTTGCATACTAG